Proteins encoded by one window of Glycine soja cultivar W05 chromosome 15, ASM419377v2, whole genome shotgun sequence:
- the LOC114385810 gene encoding helicase-like transcription factor CHR28 isoform X3 — MLESDEFCFTEMTGVSNCETPAYIADRRFPVPEANSSSVAVCGDNLNLPLWKCENDSQIKHIGYDAQSEHASHGSIIENIDLNFGDYETYMEDIIGLSGKQENDSCTSFEMSFVDADRSSRVATSTDSSICQGSNVPNDFSDYYPSLNCYQGMDDRPVVANSSGCLPNGVYPHVRKNEEMVRNMKVAKMELFADTSSGMHSSINGGISFQDSQFRFADSKYASSFPGNVLFEDNASVELSTCGSYISREGQSLTVKAERDELIMPYQNSVHSDDAEFNVGQEMKQLPGIFPAVGCQGNDFFKCRDKVTIVTSQKAKYYQDGIDGAANNFQANMGNLNLKPLDKSLYNAQISIASGKQYNCVMSEGEGKAIEHRSIDSQLSKGSIERSIIEDDSDVCIIEDISHPAPISRSTVLGNSLITSQSSRGGYTHSYMVGSMGPKARDEQYILRVALQDLSQPKSEVSPPDGLLAVPLLRHQRIALSWMVQKETSSLYCSGGILADDQGLGKTVSTIGLILKERPPLLNKCNNAQKSELETLNLDADDDQLPENGIVKNESNMCQVSSRNPNQNMNLLLHAKGRPSAGTLIVCPTSVLRQWAEELHNKVTCKAKLSVLVYHGSNRTKDPHELAKYDVVLTTYSIVSMEVPKQPLVDKDDEEKGTYDDHAVSSKKRKCPPSSKSGKKGLDSAMLEAVARPLAKVAWFRVVLDEAQSIKNHRTQVARACWGLRAKRRWCLSGTPIQNAIDDLYSYFRFLRYDPYAVYTSFCSTIKIPISRSPSKGYRKLQAVLKTIMLRRTKATLLDGEPIISLPPKSVELKKVEFSPEERDFYSRLEADSRAQFQEYADAGTVKQNYVNILLMLLRLRQACDHPLLVKRYNSNSLWKSSVEMAKKLPQEKRLCLLKCLEASLALCGICNVSMQDPPEDAVVSVCGHVFCNQCICEYLTGDDNQCPAPNCKTRLSTPSVFSKVTLNSSFSDQPCDNLPDYSGCEVEESEFCSQAQPYDSSKIKAALEVLQSLSKPQCFASQNNSVQSTSGESTDGLGSSSSADRMKSLNEIPESQNVLEERSSNNSVGVGEKAIVFSQWTRMLDILEACLKNSSIQYRRLDGTMSVTARDKAVKDFNTLPEVSVMIMSLKAASLGLNMVAACHVLMLDLWWNPTTEDQAIDRAHRIGQTRPVTVLRLTVRDTVEDRILALQQKKRKMVASAFGEDGTGGCQSRLTVDDLKYLFMM, encoded by the exons ATGCTTGAAAGTGATGAATTTTGCTTCACAGAAATGACAGGAGTTTCTAATTGTGAGACACCTGCTTACATTGCAGACAGAAGGTTCCCTGTTCCTGAGGCGAATTCAAGCAGCGTAGCTGTCTGTGGAGATAATTTGAACCTGCCTCTGTGGAAGTGTGAAAATGACAGCCAAATCAAGCATATAGGATATGATGCACAATCTGAAC ATGCTTCACATGGTTCTATCATTGAAAATATTGACTTAAATTTTGGAGATTATGAAACCTATATGGAAGACATTATTGGACTTTCTGGTAAACAGGAAAATGACTCGTGTACATCTTTTGAAATGTCGTTTGTGGATGCTGATAGATCTTCACGTGTTGCAACTTCAACTGATTCTTCTATTTGTCAAGGTTCCAATGTTCCCAATGATTTTAGTGACTATTATCCATCTTTGAATTGTTACCAAGGTATGGATGATAGACCTGTTGTTGCCAACAGTTCTGGTTGTTTGCCTAATGGTGTTTATCCTCATGTgcggaaaaatgaagaaatggtGAGGAACATGAAGGTTGCTAAAATGGAGTTATTTGCCGATACAAGTAGTGGCATGCATTCCAGCATTAATGGTGGAATATCTTTTCAAGATAGTCAATTTAGGTTTGCAGATAGTAAATATGCATCATCTTTTCCTGGTAATGTTCTATTTGAAGACAACGCGTCAGTGGAACTTTCAACTTGTGGTTCATATATTTCAAGAGAAGGCCAATCACTTACTGTCAAAGCCGAAAGAGATGAACTGATTATGCCTTACCAAAACTCTGTTCACAGTGATGATGCTGAGTTCAATGTAGGTCAAGAGATGAAACAACTACCTGGTATTTTCCCTGCTGTTGGATGTCAGGGTAATGATTTCTTTAAGTGCAGGGATAAGGTTACAATTGTAACAAGTCAGAAAGCCAAATATTATCAAGATGGTATTGATGGAGCTGCCAATAACTTTCAAGCAAACatgggaaatttgaatttaaaaccaTTAGACAAATCTTTGTATAATGCCCAGATATCTATTGCCAGTGGGAAGCAGTATAATTGTGTTATGAGTGAAGGAGAGGGCAAAGCAATTGAACATAGAAGTATTGATTCTCAGCtttcaaaaggaagcattgagaGATCCATTATTGAGGATGATTCTGATGTTTGCATTATTGAAGACATCAGTCACCCTGCACCTATAAGTCGATCAACAGTGCTTGGGAATTCCCTTATTACATCACAATCTTCTAGAGGTGGTTATACACATTCTTATATGGTGGGAAGTATGGGGCCCAAGGCGCGTGACGAGCAGTACATATTACGAGTTGCATTGCAG GATCTATCCCAACCGAAGTCAGAGGTTAGTCCACCAGATGGTCTGCTGGCAGTTCCTCTTTTACGACATCAG AGAATTGCTTTATCATGGATGGTTCAGAAGGAAACATCAAGTTTATACTGTTCTGGGGGAATTCTTGCAGATGATCAG GGTCTTGGGAAAACAGTGTCGACCATTGGTTTAATATTAAAGGAAAGACCTCCATTGCTGAATAAGTGCAACAATGCCCAAAAAAGTGAATTAGAAACTTTGAATCTGGATGCAGATGATGATCAGCTTCCTGAGAATGGCATAGTGAAGAACGAATCTAATATGTGTCAGGTGTCTAGTAGAAATCCAAACCAGAACATGAATTTGTTATTGCATGCGAAGGGAAGGCCATCTGCAGGAACCCTTATTGTTTGTCCAACTAGTGTCCTGCGGCAATGGGCTGAGGAGTTGCACAATAAGGTAACCTGCAAAGCAAAACTCTCTGTCCTAGTATATCATGGAAGCAATCGAACCAAAGATCCTCATGAGCTTGCCAAGTATGATGTTGTTCTGACGACTTATTCAATTGTCAGCATGGAGGTTCCTAAGCAGCCTCTAgttgacaaagatgatgaagaAAAAGGAACTTATGATGATCATGCAGTATCAAGTAAGAAAAGGAAATGCCCTCCTAGTTCTAAAAGTGGAAAGAAGGGATTGGACAGTGCGATGCTTGAGGCTGTTGCTCGTCCTCTTGCAAAAGTGGCTTGGTTTAGAGTTGTCCTGGATGAGGCCCAGAGTATAAAGAATCACAGAACTCAAGTTGCAAGGGCCTGTTGGGGTCTTCGAGCCAAGCGTAGATGGTGCTTGTCAGGGACTCCTATCCAGAATGCAATTGATGATCTCTACAGTTACTTTAGATTTTTAAGATACGATCCTTATGCTGTGTACACATCATTCTGTTCCACAATTAAGATCCCTATCAGCAGAAGTCCATCAAAAGGATACAGAAAGCTACAAGCTGTTTTAAAGACAATAATGTTACGTCGGACAAAAG CCACACTTCTTGATGGGGAGCCTATCATTTCCTTGCCACCTAAATCTGTGGAGTTGAAAAAAGTGGAATTTTCACCGGAGGAACGAGATTTCTATTCCAGACTAGAGGCTGATTCGCGAGCACAGTTTCAG GAATATGCTGATGCTGGAACTGTGAAGCAAAACTATGTTAACATTTTGTTGATGCTTTTGCGCCTTAGACAAGCATGTGATCATCCTCTCCTTGTCAAGCGTTACAATTCTAACTCTCTCTGGAAATCCTCAGTTGAGATGGCAAAGAAGCTTCCTCAGGAAAAACGATTATGtcttttaaaatgtttagaGGCATCATTGGCCCTCTGTGGTATCTGTAAT GTTTCTATGCAGGACCCTCCTGAAGATGCTGTTGTTTCAGTTTGTGGTCATGTTTTTTGTAACCAGTGCATTTGTGAATATCTTACTGGTGATGACAATCAGTGCCCTGCTCCAAACTGCAAAACTCGACTAAGCACGCCTTCAGTGTTTTCCAAAGTCACACTGAATAGTTCTTTTTCTGATCAGCCTTGTGATAATTTGCCTGATTACTCTGGTTGTGAAGTGGAGGAATCTGAGTTTTGTTCTCAGGCTCAGCCATATGATTCTTCAAAAATTAAGGCTGCACTTGAGGTGTTGCAGTCGTTGTCTAAACCACAATGCTTTGCTTCCCAAAACAATTCTGTGCAGAGCACTTCTGGGGAAAGTACCGATGGCCTTGGTAGCTCCTCGAGTGCTGACAGAATGAAATCCTTGAATGAAATTCCTGAGAGTCAAAATGTGCTTGAGGAGAGAAGCTCTAATAATTCAGTTGGTGTAGGGGAGAAAGCTATAGTGTTTTCTCAGTGGACAAGGATGCTAGATATACTTGAAGCATGTCTTAAGAATTCGTCGATCCAGTATAGAAGACTGGATGGAACAATGTCAGTCACTGCAAGAGATAAAGCTGTTAAAGATTTTAACACTCTCCCTGAG GTTTCAGTTATGATTATGTCTTTAAAGGCTGCTAGTCTTGGTCTGAATATGGTTGCTGCCTGCCATGTTCTTATGCTAGATCTATGGTGGAATCCTACAACTGAAGATCAGGCAATAGACCGAGCACATCGAATTGGACAAACTCGTCCTGTCACAGTTTTACGGTTAACTGTTAGAGATACAGTTGAAGACCGTATTTTAGCTCTGCAG